Below is a genomic region from Fusobacterium nucleatum.
GCTCTTCTTCCCATAACTTGTATTAAAATTGTTCTTTCATGAGATGTTGCTGTATCTCTTATTTTTGACATTGCATCTAAAATTGTATTAAGACAAGTATCAAATCCAAGAGTAAAATCTGTTCCACAAATATCATTATCAATAGTTCCTGGTATTCCAACTACTTTTATTCCGTGTTCTTTATATAGTAAGTTAGCTCCACGATAAGAACCATCTCCACCTATAACCACTAAATAATTTATACCTTTTTTCTTTAAATTATTTGCTGCAATTTCTCTAAATCTAGCTTGTTTAAATTCTTCTGAACGAGCAGTTAGTAAAACTGTACCTCCCTTATCAATAATTCCTGATACAAATCTACCAGTCATAGGGAATATTTCATCATTTAGCATTCCTAAATATCCTCTTCTTATTCCATAAACTTCAAAACCATAAGATTCAGCAATTTTAGCTGTTGCTCTTATTGCAGCATTCATTCCTGGTGCATCTCCACCACTTGTTAATATAGCTAATTTTTTTTCCATTCTTTCAATCTTCACCCTCATCTATATATCTATTATCTATTAAAAATACCCATTTGCCTAAATTTTTCATATCTTTTTTCTATCAATTCATCTACTGATAATTTTTCAAGTTCATTTACAGCTTCTAGAACCACATTTTTTAAATTAAAAGCTGTATCCTCTGGTCCACGGTGTGCTCCTCCAAGAGCTTCATCAATAATTCCATCTATTAATCCTATTTTTAATAGGCTTTGTGATGACATTTTTAAATTGTTAGCTGCTTCTTCAACTCTATTTGGATCTTTATACAGTATTGCAGCACAACCTTCTGGCGAAATTACTGAGTAAACTGAGTTTTCAAGCATAAATACTTTATCCGCAACCCCAAGTCCTAATGCTCCTCCTGAACCACCTTCACCAATAACAACAGAAACTATCGGAGTTTTTATTCCACTCATTTCCATTAAGTTTCTAGCAATAGCTTCTCCTTGACCATGTTTTTCTGCTTCAAGTCCTGGATAAGCTCCAGGTGTATCAATAAAAGTTAAAATAGGAAGTTTAAACCTTTCTGCCATCTCATAAAGTCTTAAAGCTTTTCTATATCCTTCTGGATTTGCCATTCCAAAATTTCTAAAAACTTTTTCTTTCATTGTTCTACCTTTTTGATGTCCTATAATCATAAAATTTTTTCCATCTATTTTACAAAGTCCACCAACTATTGCAGGGTCATCTCTAAACAATCTATCTCCATGTAATTCAACAAAGTCAGTAGTTATATAGTTAATATAATCCAATGTATATGGTCTTTCTGGATGTCTTGATACCATAACTCTTTGATAATCTGTTAAATCATCATATAGAACTTTAAGAGCTATATCTCTTTGATCTTTTAATTTATCTATTTCATCAGATAAATCTACCTCTTTTTCTTCTGCAAACTTTTTTAACTCTTCTATTTTATGTTCTAATTCCTCTATTTGAAATTCAAATTGCATAATTCACCCTCCTAAATAATGTCATTAAGCACTTTAAATATAGTTGCTTTTAAATCTTCTCTTTTAGCAATAACATCTACCATTCCGCATTCTTGTAAAAATTCACTTTTTTGAAAATTTTCAGGTAGTTTTTGTCTGATAGTTTGCTCAATAACTCTTGGTCCAGCAAATCCAATTCTTGCTTTTGGTTCACTTATTATAATATCTCCCAACATAGCAAAAGAAGCTGTTACTCCACCAGTAGTTGGATTAACTGGCACAGAAATAAAAGGTAATCCTGCTAATCTCATTTTCTTTACAGCAGCTGATGTTTTTGCCATTTGCATAAGTGAAGTTAACCCTTCTTGCATTCTTGCTCCACCAGATATTGCAACAACAACTGCTGGTATATTATGTTCTATTGCTCTTTCCAAAGCTGCTGTTATTTTTTCTCCTACAACAGAACCCATACTTCCCCCCATAAAGTTGAAATCCATACAAGCTATACTAACTTTTATACCATTTAGCTCTCCTATTCCACTTATAACTCCTTCATTCATTCTAGAATCATGTTGAGCCTTTTCAATTTTTTCAGCATATTCAGGAAAATTTATAGGATTTGCAGAAGTTAAAGTAGCATCTTCTTCTTTAAAAGTTCCCTCATCTATTAAAAGCTCTATTCTTTCTCTTGCACTCATATTGAAATAGTGATTACAATTGGGACACATTTTCATATTCGCCCTTATTTCTGATTTATGAGAAAGAACTCCACAACTAGGACATTTTGTAACCTCATCTTCTTTTAAGTTATCAATATTTTTCACTTCATATTTTGCTCTTTCTTTCTCTTCATCAGATTTTTTTTCACCAACAGTAGCATATTTTTTTTTGGGTTGTGTTATATTAGTTAAGCCTAAATTTCTTGCTAAATCTTTTAAAATTGACATCATTTCACCTCTTTTTATTTTTGTAAAGAATTATACTTAATTCTATTATATTTTCTAAGTTTTTTCAATATTTTTATTTTTTTTTATCTATTTTTAATAAATTTAATTTTTTTATATGAGTATTTTTCTCCACTTTTCTTATATATTTTGCATTTCTATTATTATTTTATTTTTTTAATTTTTATGTTATAATTTATTAAAAATATTTCGGAGGAATTAAATATGAATAAAAGCAAAATTATATTATTTTTTATATCACTATTTGCATTTACTGCTTGTAGTTCAATAGATGAATACTTACCAAATTTTTTAACTGAGCATTCAACTCCTGCTGCAATCCAAGAAGCTGTTGCTTCAAGAGTAAATCCAGAAAAAGAAATTTATGCACTTGCTTCTGCTCAAATTTCAAAAAGTGGATCTATTATAGCTCAATCTCGTGCTAATAAACAAGCTTCTGAAACTTTAAACAAAGAAATAAGAAAAGAAGTGGAAGCTTTATTTAGGGGAAATCTTGATGAAATGGATGCTTTTTCTAAAAGTGTTATCACACCTGTTTTTTCTGATTTAGTAACTTA
It encodes:
- the pfkA gene encoding 6-phosphofructokinase; this translates as MEKKLAILTSGGDAPGMNAAIRATAKIAESYGFEVYGIRRGYLGMLNDEIFPMTGRFVSGIIDKGGTVLLTARSEEFKQARFREIAANNLKKKGINYLVVIGGDGSYRGANLLYKEHGIKVVGIPGTIDNDICGTDFTLGFDTCLNTILDAMSKIRDTATSHERTILIQVMGRRAGDLALHACIAGGGDGIMIPEMDNPIEMLALQLKERRKNGKLHDIVLVAEGVGNVLDIEEKLKGHINSEIRSVVLGHIQRGGTPSGFDRVLASRMAAKAVEVLSKGEAGVMVGIEKNEMVTHPLEEACSADKRKSIEKDYELALLLSK
- the accD gene encoding acetyl-CoA carboxylase, carboxyltransferase subunit beta — encoded protein: MSILKDLARNLGLTNITQPKKKYATVGEKKSDEEKERAKYEVKNIDNLKEDEVTKCPSCGVLSHKSEIRANMKMCPNCNHYFNMSARERIELLIDEGTFKEEDATLTSANPINFPEYAEKIEKAQHDSRMNEGVISGIGELNGIKVSIACMDFNFMGGSMGSVVGEKITAALERAIEHNIPAVVVAISGGARMQEGLTSLMQMAKTSAAVKKMRLAGLPFISVPVNPTTGGVTASFAMLGDIIISEPKARIGFAGPRVIEQTIRQKLPENFQKSEFLQECGMVDVIAKREDLKATIFKVLNDII
- a CDS encoding acetyl-CoA carboxylase carboxyltransferase subunit alpha, with the translated sequence MQFEFQIEELEHKIEELKKFAEEKEVDLSDEIDKLKDQRDIALKVLYDDLTDYQRVMVSRHPERPYTLDYINYITTDFVELHGDRLFRDDPAIVGGLCKIDGKNFMIIGHQKGRTMKEKVFRNFGMANPEGYRKALRLYEMAERFKLPILTFIDTPGAYPGLEAEKHGQGEAIARNLMEMSGIKTPIVSVVIGEGGSGGALGLGVADKVFMLENSVYSVISPEGCAAILYKDPNRVEEAANNLKMSSQSLLKIGLIDGIIDEALGGAHRGPEDTAFNLKNVVLEAVNELEKLSVDELIEKRYEKFRQMGIFNR